One genomic window of Candidatus Didemnitutus sp. includes the following:
- the frr gene encoding ribosome recycling factor, with amino-acid sequence MTTQTLAEAQARMKKAVEHTLHEFSTIHTGKASPAMVESVMVEAYGSMMPLKGCAAITTPDPRMIQIQPWDKGLTRAIEKALQMANIGVNPVVDGQLIRLPFPELSKERRQEFVKTAHRLAEEGRVAVRHVRRDAMEAAKKLKKDGKISEDDEKRLEKDVQTSTDKSIKDIDTHLAHKEKDLMTV; translated from the coding sequence ATGACCACCCAGACCCTCGCCGAAGCCCAAGCCCGCATGAAGAAAGCCGTCGAGCACACGCTCCACGAATTCTCCACCATCCACACCGGCAAGGCCTCGCCCGCCATGGTCGAGTCCGTGATGGTCGAAGCCTACGGCTCCATGATGCCGCTCAAAGGCTGCGCCGCCATCACCACGCCCGACCCGCGCATGATCCAGATCCAGCCGTGGGACAAGGGCCTCACCCGCGCCATCGAGAAGGCGCTCCAAATGGCCAACATCGGCGTGAACCCCGTCGTCGACGGCCAGCTCATCCGCCTCCCCTTCCCCGAACTCTCCAAGGAGCGCCGTCAGGAATTCGTGAAGACCGCGCACCGCCTCGCCGAGGAAGGCCGCGTCGCCGTCCGCCACGTCCGCCGCGACGCCATGGAAGCCGCCAAGAAACTCAAGAAGGACGGCAAAATTTCCGAAGACGACGAGAAGCGCCTCGAGAAGGACGTCCAGACCTCGACCGACAAATCCATCAAGGACATCGACACGCACCTCGCCCACAAGGAAAAGGACCTGATGACGGTGTGA
- a CDS encoding GAF domain-containing protein — MSSVDPSAPSRAARPPNRVLSAVIFAASVALMYALRLVWFRDSNISLSYGLPLLLCLWHRDRVLLWSITAAFLLLATYKAFYVLEPAGSLAALVTIQLGMQWLNTVVVAVAVHLILNLFDRLERKQRVIEQANRELSARQEEIARQNGEVQAQSAELAHQNAQIQQQAEELQRQTEELAAQTEELQIANQSIARRESLLQTLLESVRLGEEGDELPQRICEPVLRLFNDAAAAVAIVECAGDDLVVLAQSGVGPLDRVRWPFAKSFAAVVMAHNRTAFVDDLDARPDLIAPGAAGRRFRSVLATPLRMRGATVGAVKIYAEHPRTWTAEQFRMIEWVAAQCALLLECHRLRGELQRTNGQLDAAVAARTAELRELVQDLEHFSYTITHDLRAPLRAMHGFAAVLDEECSGQLSDEGRDYLRRIGTAAARMDRLITDALSYSGTVRQEFALEPLDVAPLLRGILDSYPNFQPPLARVELTGDFPRVLGNEAALTQCFSNLLGNAVKFVASGRVPHVTVRAERRGEWVRVWFEDDGIGIPEAMLGRVFGMFQRLSKNYEGTGIGLALVKKVVERLGGSVGVESELGRGSRFWLDLRAA; from the coding sequence ATGAGCTCCGTCGATCCCTCCGCCCCGTCCCGCGCCGCGCGCCCACCGAACCGGGTGCTGTCGGCGGTGATTTTTGCGGCGAGCGTCGCGCTGATGTATGCGCTGCGCCTCGTGTGGTTCCGGGACAGCAACATCTCGTTGAGCTACGGCCTGCCGCTCCTGCTTTGTCTGTGGCATCGCGACCGCGTGCTGCTGTGGAGCATCACGGCGGCGTTCCTGCTGCTCGCGACCTACAAGGCCTTCTATGTGCTCGAACCCGCCGGCTCGCTTGCGGCGCTCGTCACGATCCAGCTGGGCATGCAGTGGCTCAACACCGTCGTCGTCGCCGTGGCGGTTCACCTGATCCTGAATCTCTTCGACCGGCTCGAGCGCAAGCAGCGGGTGATCGAGCAGGCGAACCGCGAATTGTCCGCGCGACAGGAGGAGATCGCGCGCCAGAACGGGGAGGTGCAGGCGCAGAGCGCGGAACTCGCGCACCAGAATGCGCAGATCCAGCAGCAGGCCGAGGAGCTCCAGCGCCAGACCGAGGAACTCGCCGCGCAGACGGAGGAGCTGCAAATCGCCAACCAGTCGATCGCGCGCCGCGAGAGCCTGCTGCAGACCCTGCTCGAGTCGGTCCGCCTCGGCGAAGAGGGCGACGAGCTGCCGCAGCGCATCTGCGAGCCCGTGCTGCGCCTGTTCAACGACGCGGCGGCGGCTGTCGCGATCGTCGAGTGCGCAGGCGACGATCTCGTCGTGCTCGCGCAGAGCGGCGTCGGCCCGCTCGACCGCGTGCGCTGGCCGTTCGCGAAATCGTTCGCCGCGGTCGTCATGGCGCACAACCGCACGGCGTTCGTGGACGATCTCGACGCGCGGCCCGACCTGATCGCGCCCGGCGCGGCCGGCCGGCGCTTCCGCTCCGTGCTCGCGACGCCCCTGCGCATGCGCGGCGCGACAGTCGGTGCGGTGAAGATCTACGCCGAGCACCCGCGGACGTGGACCGCCGAGCAATTCCGCATGATCGAGTGGGTGGCGGCGCAATGCGCGCTCCTGCTCGAATGCCACCGCCTGCGCGGCGAGCTCCAGCGCACGAACGGGCAGCTCGATGCCGCGGTGGCCGCGCGGACGGCGGAATTGCGCGAACTCGTGCAGGACCTCGAGCATTTCTCCTACACGATCACGCACGACTTGCGCGCGCCGCTGCGCGCGATGCACGGCTTCGCCGCGGTGCTGGACGAGGAGTGTTCCGGGCAGCTCAGCGACGAGGGCCGCGACTACCTCCGCCGCATCGGCACCGCGGCGGCGCGCATGGACCGGCTCATCACCGACGCGTTGAGCTACAGCGGCACGGTGCGGCAGGAGTTTGCGCTCGAGCCGCTGGATGTCGCGCCGCTGCTGCGCGGCATCCTCGATTCGTATCCGAACTTCCAGCCGCCGCTCGCGCGTGTGGAGCTCACGGGCGATTTTCCGCGCGTGCTCGGCAACGAGGCGGCGCTCACGCAATGCTTCTCCAACCTGCTCGGCAACGCGGTGAAATTCGTCGCGTCCGGCCGCGTGCCGCACGTCACGGTGCGCGCCGAGCGCCGCGGCGAATGGGTGCGCGTATGGTTCGAGGACGACGGCATCGGCATCCCCGAGGCGATGCTCGGCCGCGTCTTCGGCATGTTCCAGCGGTTGAGCAAGAATTACGAAGGCACCGGCATCGGCCTCGCGCTGGTGAAGAAAGTCGTCGAGCGCCTCGGCGGCTCCGTCGGCGTGGAATCCGAGCTCGGCCGCGGCAGCCGGTTCTGGCTCGATCTCAGGGCCGCGTGA
- the pyrH gene encoding UMP kinase, which translates to MGAKTTGHTELKFKRIVLKLSGEVLRGRGTEPIDDTTLEAMCTQVKEIHDLGVQVCIVIGGGNIFRGLHGAKRGIDRTTGDYMGMLATVINGLALMDRLEKLGVSTRVQSAIPMNQIAEPFILRRAIRHLEKDRVVIFVAGTGNPYFSTDTTAALRASELHADIIMKATKVDGIYDKDPKKHADAVKYETLTFIDALKQRLNVMDSTAFSLCMDNNVPILVFDLNDEHAIRKAVRGEKVGTLVSN; encoded by the coding sequence ATGGGAGCGAAGACCACCGGCCACACCGAACTGAAGTTCAAGCGCATCGTCCTCAAGTTGAGCGGCGAAGTCCTCCGCGGTCGCGGCACCGAGCCGATCGACGACACCACGCTCGAGGCGATGTGCACCCAGGTGAAGGAAATCCACGACCTCGGCGTGCAGGTCTGCATCGTCATCGGCGGCGGCAACATCTTCCGCGGCCTCCACGGCGCCAAGCGCGGCATCGACCGCACCACCGGCGACTACATGGGCATGCTCGCCACCGTCATCAACGGCCTCGCGCTCATGGATCGCCTCGAGAAACTCGGCGTCAGCACGCGCGTGCAGTCGGCCATCCCGATGAACCAGATCGCCGAGCCGTTCATTCTCCGCCGCGCCATCCGCCACCTCGAGAAAGACCGCGTCGTCATCTTCGTCGCCGGCACAGGCAACCCGTATTTCTCGACCGACACCACCGCCGCGCTCCGCGCCTCCGAGCTGCACGCCGACATCATCATGAAGGCCACCAAGGTCGACGGCATCTACGACAAGGACCCGAAGAAGCACGCCGACGCGGTCAAATACGAGACGCTCACCTTCATCGACGCCCTCAAGCAGCGCCTCAACGTGATGGATTCGACCGCGTTCTCCCTCTGCATGGACAACAACGTCCCGATCCTCGTGTTCGACCTCAACGACGAGCACGCCATCCGCAAAGCCGTCCGCGGCGAAAAAGTCGGCACGCTCGTCAGCAATTGA
- a CDS encoding ATP-dependent helicase, with the protein MSDFELDSPFPSAGSAPAIDFRASLNDEQFNAVTAEPGPLLVLAGAGSGKTRTLTYRVAYLLSQGVKPGEILLLTFTNKAAKEMLHRVHELTGVEPARFWGGTFHSIGNRALRMFGDAIQLPKNFSILDADESESLLKQCVESIDKLFFKDKTNPRPSPLFSVLSLARNKQCSVVDLVERQFPHYREIAHLFPKFSAAYDKAKREQSVVDYDDLLELWLKLLTDAPDVAAYFNQRFRHVLVDEYQDTNTIQAQIVDKLASHHRVMAVGDDAQCIYSWRGAEFENIMTFPDRHPGTVIHRIEVNYRSTPEILNFANGVLNTAPKGQHFEKELRAARKHGPKPSVIQAMDDREQAAFVLKRIESLVQDDGVSPKEIAILYRSHFIALEMQLALSRAGIPYVITSGVKFFERQHVRDLIALIQFVYNPSNTLAWQRFAVLLPKVGEKGAQKIYGAALDHAKLLQKNFIDALAEDDVKTKVPKDAKDDWANFCASLQQVAAAMDEGKPADAVKVAIDGWYGDYMRGAYADYLDRLEELKGFVGFASQFTEMQEMLTQVALLNGETAEKEVEPTDDAIRLTTVHQAKGLEYDVVFVIGAADNQFPTRRSIEDGDVEEERRLFYVAVTRAKNELYISYPKVATRAGPGGMMLQPSRFLLELPNDLYDELRIKRSWGW; encoded by the coding sequence TTGTCCGACTTCGAACTCGATTCTCCTTTCCCCTCCGCCGGCTCCGCTCCCGCGATCGATTTCCGCGCGTCCCTCAACGACGAGCAGTTCAACGCCGTCACCGCCGAGCCCGGCCCGCTCCTCGTCCTCGCCGGCGCCGGCTCCGGCAAGACCCGCACGCTCACCTACCGCGTCGCCTACCTGCTCTCCCAGGGCGTGAAGCCCGGCGAGATCCTCCTCCTCACCTTCACCAACAAGGCCGCGAAGGAGATGCTTCACCGCGTCCACGAGCTCACCGGCGTCGAGCCCGCGCGTTTCTGGGGCGGCACCTTCCACTCCATCGGCAACCGCGCCCTGCGCATGTTCGGCGATGCGATCCAGCTCCCGAAAAACTTCTCCATCCTCGACGCCGACGAATCCGAGTCCCTCCTCAAGCAGTGCGTCGAGTCCATCGACAAGCTCTTCTTCAAGGACAAGACCAACCCCCGCCCCAGCCCGCTCTTCAGCGTCCTCTCCCTCGCGCGCAACAAGCAGTGCTCCGTCGTGGACCTCGTCGAGCGCCAGTTCCCGCACTACCGCGAGATCGCGCACCTCTTCCCGAAATTCTCCGCCGCCTACGACAAGGCGAAGCGCGAGCAGTCCGTCGTCGACTACGACGACCTCCTCGAACTCTGGCTCAAGCTCCTCACCGACGCGCCCGACGTCGCCGCGTATTTCAACCAGCGCTTCCGCCACGTCCTCGTCGACGAATACCAGGACACCAACACCATCCAGGCCCAGATCGTCGACAAGCTCGCCTCGCACCACCGCGTCATGGCCGTCGGCGACGACGCGCAATGCATCTACTCGTGGCGCGGCGCCGAGTTCGAAAACATCATGACGTTCCCCGACCGCCATCCGGGCACCGTCATTCACCGCATCGAGGTCAACTACCGCTCGACGCCCGAGATCCTCAATTTCGCCAACGGCGTCCTCAACACCGCGCCCAAGGGCCAGCATTTCGAAAAGGAACTCCGCGCCGCCCGCAAACACGGCCCGAAGCCGTCCGTCATCCAGGCGATGGACGACCGCGAGCAAGCCGCCTTCGTCCTCAAGCGCATCGAGTCGCTCGTGCAGGACGACGGCGTCTCACCCAAGGAGATCGCGATCCTCTACCGCTCGCACTTCATCGCGCTCGAGATGCAGCTCGCGCTCTCCCGCGCCGGCATCCCCTACGTCATCACGTCCGGCGTGAAATTCTTCGAGCGCCAGCACGTCCGCGACCTCATCGCGCTCATCCAATTCGTCTACAACCCGAGCAACACGCTCGCCTGGCAACGTTTCGCCGTCCTGCTCCCGAAGGTCGGCGAAAAAGGCGCGCAGAAAATCTACGGCGCCGCGCTCGACCACGCGAAGCTCCTGCAGAAAAACTTCATCGACGCCCTCGCCGAGGACGACGTGAAGACCAAGGTCCCGAAGGACGCCAAGGACGACTGGGCCAACTTCTGCGCCTCGCTCCAGCAGGTCGCCGCCGCGATGGACGAGGGCAAGCCCGCCGACGCCGTGAAGGTCGCGATCGACGGCTGGTATGGCGACTACATGCGCGGCGCCTACGCTGACTACCTCGACCGCCTCGAGGAATTGAAGGGCTTCGTCGGCTTCGCGTCGCAGTTCACCGAGATGCAGGAGATGCTCACGCAAGTCGCGCTCCTCAACGGCGAGACCGCCGAGAAGGAAGTCGAGCCCACCGACGACGCCATCCGCCTGACGACAGTGCACCAAGCCAAGGGCCTCGAATACGACGTCGTCTTCGTCATCGGCGCCGCCGACAACCAGTTTCCGACCCGCCGCTCGATCGAAGACGGAGACGTCGAAGAAGAACGCCGCCTCTTCTACGTCGCCGTCACCCGCGCCAAAAACGAGCTCTACATCAGCTACCCGAAAGTCGCGACCCGCGCCGGCCCGGGAGGAATGATGCTACAACCGTCGAGATTCCTCCTAGAGTTACCGAACGACCTCTACGACGAACTGCGCATCAAGCGGAGCTGGGGCTGGTAG
- a CDS encoding histidine kinase translates to MNRLALTKPQQLCIGYVFVHTLLHFSAGWFEVQPGIATSIWYPPCGLALALLVLLGPRYVPVVFLANFATAWMGASSRALWSVVFFPAVLTITYAAAAWVVRRYLGPRLLPGGTRATLIFCGTIVVPPAIATLVGTAVATIMSPHPDPFSLPRFLGSVLDWWIGDATGLLTVVPFAMVFLGPWLEGKSADERLPGPFAGPLAFVRGATLLGTLVLVMLVPTLREHRAFYLCFLPLVWICVYHGLPGATLATLSVMIVGLIAMRITGTTVGYSYVFLLFEVAVAGVGLGLGTVVTRRDEAEARLAASNAELARLRQLEFDEKVAAQLGEEKARLEVLRYQLNPHFLYNSLNSIYGLLFESARDAGEMVLRLSDFCRATLTSAPDDLPTLGAEIEALRSYLDVEKVRWGEKLQIEFAVASDVAGLRLPPFLLLPLVENAIKYGGRTTSDVLRLRIAAHRAGSALHIEIANTGRWLAPDLSRPESTGIGLENLRQRLRRYYPDAHSFTTEAADGWVTARLAIATAPRGAMLAAPAALA, encoded by the coding sequence ATGAACCGGCTTGCCCTCACGAAGCCCCAGCAGCTCTGCATCGGCTATGTGTTCGTGCACACGCTGCTGCACTTCTCGGCCGGATGGTTTGAGGTGCAGCCGGGGATCGCGACGTCGATCTGGTATCCGCCGTGCGGATTGGCGCTCGCGCTGCTCGTGCTCCTCGGCCCGCGCTATGTGCCGGTTGTCTTCCTGGCCAATTTCGCGACGGCGTGGATGGGTGCTTCGTCGCGCGCGCTGTGGTCGGTCGTCTTCTTCCCCGCGGTCCTGACCATCACCTATGCGGCAGCGGCGTGGGTGGTGCGGCGTTACCTCGGACCGCGACTGCTCCCCGGCGGCACACGTGCGACACTCATTTTTTGCGGCACGATCGTCGTGCCTCCTGCGATCGCCACCCTGGTCGGCACCGCAGTCGCCACGATCATGAGCCCGCACCCCGATCCGTTTTCGCTGCCGCGATTCCTCGGCTCGGTGCTCGATTGGTGGATCGGGGACGCCACGGGACTGCTGACGGTCGTGCCGTTCGCCATGGTGTTCCTCGGACCCTGGCTTGAGGGCAAGTCGGCGGACGAGCGTCTGCCGGGACCTTTTGCCGGCCCGCTGGCGTTCGTGCGTGGCGCGACGCTGCTCGGCACACTCGTGCTCGTGATGCTCGTGCCTACGTTGCGGGAGCACCGCGCCTTTTATCTGTGTTTCCTGCCGCTGGTGTGGATCTGCGTCTATCACGGCTTGCCGGGTGCGACGCTGGCGACGCTCTCGGTGATGATCGTCGGTTTGATCGCGATGCGCATCACCGGCACGACGGTGGGCTACTCGTATGTGTTTCTCCTCTTCGAAGTGGCCGTGGCCGGCGTCGGCCTGGGGCTCGGCACGGTGGTGACGCGCCGCGACGAGGCCGAGGCGCGCCTCGCCGCGAGCAACGCCGAGCTGGCGCGGCTGCGACAGCTCGAGTTTGACGAAAAGGTCGCAGCCCAGTTGGGCGAGGAAAAGGCGCGTCTCGAGGTGCTCCGCTATCAGCTCAACCCGCACTTCCTCTACAACTCGCTCAATTCGATCTACGGCCTGCTCTTCGAGAGCGCGCGCGACGCCGGCGAGATGGTGTTGCGGCTCTCGGATTTCTGTCGCGCCACGCTCACCAGCGCGCCGGACGACTTGCCGACGCTCGGGGCGGAGATCGAGGCGTTGCGCAGTTACCTCGACGTGGAGAAGGTGCGCTGGGGCGAGAAGTTGCAGATCGAATTCGCGGTGGCATCCGACGTGGCCGGGCTGCGCCTGCCGCCGTTCCTGCTGCTCCCGCTCGTCGAGAACGCGATCAAGTATGGCGGCCGCACCACGTCCGATGTGTTGCGCCTGCGCATCGCCGCGCATCGGGCCGGCAGTGCGCTGCACATCGAAATCGCCAACACGGGCCGCTGGCTGGCGCCTGACTTGAGTCGCCCGGAGTCGACCGGCATCGGCCTCGAGAATCTCCGGCAGCGCTTGCGCCGCTATTATCCCGATGCGCACAGCTTCACGACCGAGGCGGCCGATGGCTGGGTGACGGCGCGCCTCGCCATCGCCACGGCGCCGCGCGGAGCGATGCTGGCGGCGCCCGCCGCGCTCGCCTGA
- a CDS encoding WD40 repeat domain-containing protein, translated as MNRSPAPDCAVPVANRAPTWRISPANGNYYVNSVAVSADGSRVLGGTFYHSYGQDELRRAPGKSAPIAPTPGTPSPEDGTFGVYCYNAAGQREWADEFAGWQGVYWVALSANGARAAAGGFISATAPQGFLRAYDATSGRLLLSRATQQRVNQVALSADGTWLLSAAETLLLFRYDPVAGQYVLTDEFVPEGNDGVVSAALSADGSTVLYSGYSGHIGVFVNSAGKLGLRARWKVPGGQSTDFCHMLELTPDGKTFVAGGANGTFYYSDVAAFVAGAAPTWSMTTNVRGAVYGVAISGDGSLFAGVFNHGSAGAAWVSPRPGAGAGVARHFALEHNPNSAALHAERRLLAVADGHPDGTPGCFSLFDTATGALRWQCPTGNMSWPIVIAANGGAVVGGSDDSFIYYFAL; from the coding sequence ATGAATCGCTCACCAGCACCCGACTGCGCCGTCCCCGTCGCCAACCGCGCGCCCACGTGGCGAATCTCCCCCGCGAACGGCAACTACTACGTCAACTCCGTGGCAGTGTCGGCCGACGGATCGCGCGTGCTGGGTGGCACTTTTTATCACTCCTACGGCCAGGACGAGTTGCGCCGCGCGCCGGGCAAGTCCGCGCCCATCGCGCCGACCCCGGGCACGCCATCGCCCGAGGATGGCACGTTCGGCGTCTATTGCTACAATGCCGCGGGCCAGCGGGAGTGGGCGGACGAGTTCGCCGGGTGGCAGGGCGTCTATTGGGTGGCGTTGTCGGCCAATGGCGCGCGCGCCGCGGCGGGCGGTTTCATCTCGGCCACTGCGCCGCAGGGTTTCCTGCGCGCCTACGATGCCACCAGCGGCCGACTCTTGCTCTCGCGGGCGACGCAGCAGCGCGTGAATCAGGTCGCGCTCTCGGCTGACGGCACCTGGCTGCTGTCTGCGGCGGAGACGCTGCTGCTCTTCCGCTACGACCCGGTGGCGGGCCAGTATGTGCTCACCGATGAATTCGTCCCGGAGGGCAACGACGGGGTGGTGAGCGCGGCGCTCTCGGCCGACGGTTCCACCGTGCTCTACTCCGGCTACAGCGGGCACATCGGCGTGTTCGTGAACAGTGCCGGCAAACTGGGATTGCGGGCACGCTGGAAAGTGCCCGGCGGTCAATCGACAGATTTCTGCCACATGCTGGAGTTGACGCCGGACGGAAAGACCTTCGTGGCCGGCGGTGCGAACGGGACGTTCTATTACTCCGACGTCGCGGCCTTCGTGGCCGGCGCGGCGCCCACGTGGTCGATGACGACGAACGTGCGCGGCGCGGTGTATGGCGTCGCGATCTCGGGAGACGGGAGCCTATTTGCCGGCGTCTTCAATCACGGGTCGGCCGGTGCGGCCTGGGTCAGTCCGCGGCCGGGCGCCGGTGCGGGCGTCGCGCGGCATTTCGCGCTCGAGCATAACCCGAACAGCGCCGCGTTGCATGCGGAGCGCCGGCTCCTGGCCGTCGCCGATGGCCACCCGGATGGCACGCCGGGTTGCTTTTCCCTCTTCGACACCGCCACCGGCGCGCTGCGCTGGCAATGTCCGACCGGCAACATGAGCTGGCCGATCGTGATCGCGGCCAACGGTGGCGCCGTGGTCGGTGGCAGTGACGACTCGTTCATCTACTATTTCGCCTTGTGA
- a CDS encoding HYR domain-containing protein, protein MITTHSTTRSGLGLLTPSRQRLRTSLCALALGSLLAVAAHAQPNLLQAGDFEGISSLATYSPTTTGVWGAESSALSGAANGITPFGSQMLQLNHAGGGTAAQTNQIVAGPFAAGSVVTFTAKFNTWLAGQSVALVIQTNTGVALTGTRTTSSTVALDTDTSTWQTVTATVTLPSDTNYLSAEIVLWQSSNGALYGQPRAYVDDAVLTVVPRVYASGISPVIAYDPIYPATAYPNWTLLATPVPAVGYNANWVNPHPATAFPIGTHPWEFYPNYDFAANWINAWSDINSRGPSGQSWTKYTTTVYGSGQFVLQFLADNASWIYIDGQLVGYQDLNWNTNGTGRFTINLTGSGAHELAFIILDGGGAAGGKFRLETTQSFIDNNPGDPLPPPTPVDNTPPVIAAPANIVAEATSAAGATVTFSATATDDKDGNVPVTASPASGSTFALGTTAVGLAASDSAGNTATAEFDVTVRDTTAPVIAAMSNLTVEATSANGAAVTYALPTATDAVSTASISASPGSGDVFPLGNSTVTVTATDAANNSSHSDFTITVQDTTPPVITAPANITAEATSAAGAAVSYSASAADLVDGNVAVTGSPASGSVFPLGTTSVSLSAADSRNNSASASFSVTVHDTTAPALTVPASQTIEATSAAGAVANFAASATDAVGVTSLTYSAASGSTFPLGNTTVTVSASDAAGNTSSGSFTVTVVDTTAPALTVPANQTIEATSAAGAVANFVPTATDAVGVTSLTTSVASGSTFALGTTTVTVVAKDAAGNTSSGSFTITVRDTTAPAITSVTPSIRAIWPPNKKMVPVTVTVAATDAVGIASAKIISVATNQPDRRTQWQITGALTVNLLADREGDKQDRVYTITIEVRDAAGNVSLATTTVIVPHDQRDKDKDCEDDKGRDDKGRDKDRDERGDNKGGGKGRG, encoded by the coding sequence ATGATCACCACACACTCAACCACACGCTCAGGCCTCGGCCTGCTCACCCCGTCCCGGCAAAGACTGCGGACTTCCCTCTGCGCGCTGGCTCTCGGTTCCCTGTTGGCCGTCGCCGCACACGCGCAGCCCAATCTCCTGCAAGCCGGCGATTTTGAAGGCATCAGCTCGCTTGCCACCTATTCCCCGACCACCACCGGCGTGTGGGGCGCGGAAAGCTCCGCGCTGAGCGGCGCGGCGAACGGCATCACCCCCTTCGGCAGCCAGATGCTGCAGCTGAACCACGCCGGCGGCGGCACGGCCGCGCAAACCAACCAGATCGTCGCCGGCCCGTTTGCGGCCGGATCGGTGGTCACCTTCACGGCCAAGTTCAACACGTGGCTGGCCGGCCAGTCGGTGGCGCTCGTTATCCAGACCAACACCGGCGTGGCCCTCACCGGCACTCGAACGACATCCTCCACGGTGGCGCTTGATACGGACACGTCCACCTGGCAGACCGTCACCGCGACGGTCACGCTGCCCAGCGACACCAACTATCTCTCGGCCGAGATCGTGCTCTGGCAGAGCTCCAACGGCGCGCTCTACGGCCAGCCCCGCGCCTACGTTGACGACGCCGTCCTGACCGTGGTGCCGCGCGTCTATGCCAGCGGTATCTCGCCCGTCATCGCCTACGACCCGATCTACCCGGCCACCGCCTACCCGAACTGGACCCTGCTGGCCACGCCCGTCCCCGCCGTCGGCTACAACGCCAACTGGGTGAATCCGCACCCCGCCACCGCCTTCCCGATCGGCACGCACCCGTGGGAGTTTTATCCCAACTACGATTTCGCCGCGAACTGGATCAACGCCTGGAGCGACATCAACTCGCGCGGTCCCTCGGGCCAAAGCTGGACGAAATACACCACGACCGTCTACGGCTCGGGCCAGTTCGTCCTCCAGTTCCTCGCCGACAACGCCTCGTGGATCTACATCGACGGGCAGCTCGTCGGCTATCAGGACCTCAACTGGAACACCAACGGCACCGGCCGCTTCACCATCAACCTCACCGGCTCCGGCGCGCACGAGCTCGCCTTCATCATTCTCGACGGCGGTGGCGCCGCCGGCGGCAAGTTCCGCCTCGAGACCACCCAATCCTTCATCGACAACAACCCCGGCGATCCGCTCCCGCCGCCGACGCCGGTGGACAACACTCCGCCCGTCATCGCCGCCCCGGCCAACATCGTCGCCGAAGCCACCAGTGCCGCCGGCGCGACCGTCACCTTCAGCGCCACCGCCACCGACGACAAGGACGGCAACGTCCCCGTCACCGCCTCCCCCGCCTCGGGCAGCACGTTCGCGCTCGGCACCACCGCGGTCGGTCTCGCGGCCAGCGACTCGGCCGGCAACACCGCCACGGCGGAGTTCGACGTCACGGTGCGCGACACCACCGCGCCGGTTATCGCCGCCATGTCCAACCTGACGGTCGAAGCCACCAGCGCCAACGGCGCCGCCGTCACCTACGCCTTGCCGACCGCCACCGACGCCGTGAGCACCGCCTCCATCAGCGCCTCGCCCGGCTCCGGCGACGTGTTCCCGCTCGGCAACAGCACGGTGACCGTGACCGCGACAGACGCCGCGAACAACAGCTCGCACTCCGACTTCACCATCACGGTGCAAGACACGACGCCTCCGGTCATCACCGCGCCGGCTAACATCACCGCCGAAGCCACCAGCGCCGCCGGCGCAGCCGTGAGCTACAGCGCCAGTGCGGCCGACCTCGTCGACGGCAACGTCGCCGTGACGGGCTCGCCCGCCTCGGGCAGCGTGTTCCCGCTCGGCACGACCTCCGTCTCCCTGAGCGCGGCGGACAGCCGCAACAACAGCGCGAGCGCCTCCTTCTCCGTCACGGTGCATGACACCACGGCGCCCGCCCTCACCGTGCCGGCCAGCCAGACCATCGAGGCCACCAGCGCCGCCGGTGCCGTCGCGAACTTCGCGGCCTCCGCCACCGACGCCGTCGGCGTGACCTCGCTCACCTACAGCGCGGCCTCCGGCAGCACCTTCCCGCTCGGCAACACCACCGTCACGGTCTCGGCCAGCGACGCCGCCGGCAACACCAGCTCCGGTTCGTTCACCGTCACCGTGGTCGACACGACGGCCCCCGCCCTCACGGTGCCGGCCAACCAGACGATCGAGGCCACCAGCGCCGCCGGTGCGGTCGCGAACTTCGTCCCCACCGCCACCGACGCCGTCGGCGTGACCTCGCTCACCACCAGCGTCGCCTCCGGCAGCACGTTCGCGCTCGGCACCACCACCGTCACCGTCGTCGCCAAGGACGCCGCTGGCAACACCAGCAGCGGCTCCTTCACCATCACGGTGCGCGACACCACCGCGCCCGCGATCACGAGTGTCACGCCCTCGATTCGCGCGATCTGGCCGCCGAACAAGAAGATGGTCCCGGTAACCGTCACCGTCGCGGCAACCGACGCCGTCGGCATCGCCTCCGCCAAGATCATCTCCGTCGCGACCAACCAGCCCGACCGCCGCACACAGTGGCAGATCACCGGCGCGCTCACCGTCAACCTCCTCGCCGACCGCGAGGGCGACAAGCAGGACCGCGTCTACACGATCACGATCGAAGTCCGCGACGCCGCCGGCAACGTCTCCCTCGCCACCACCACGGTCATCGTCCCGCACGACCAGCGCGACAAGGACAAGGACTGCGAGGACGACAAAGGCCGCGACGACAAGGGTCGCGACAAGGATCGCGACGAGCGCGGCGACAACAAGGGGGGCGGCAAAGGGAGAGGCTGA